The Chthoniobacterales bacterium sequence TCGTAATCGTTGAAGCACCGCGAGTTGGTTTGCCCAAGCGTTCCGCGTCGGCAACTGCGTGATCGACCTCCACCCAGTCGAAGCCCTTGTGGGTAAAAAAACGCGCATCCTCTGTCTGCCAGACTGCTTTTAGAAAATACGGCGAGACGTTTTCCAGCCGCACCCAGCGTAGCGCAGGCACTGGAGCTGGACCCGAATGACGGCGGCCTTGAACGCGGCGGATGAGCATCAATGGAGTGTAACTCGGATCAAAATAACGCACCGCTAACACCTCGATCATCGGAAAGAAAATCAGGAATGCCAGTGTCCAGAGAAGCACGCGGACGATACGGCTCCCGCGTCTGGCAGGAGGCGACGATCGTTTCTCTCGAGCTGCTACAGAAGTGCGCGCCACGAGTCAGGACTCGTAGGATTCCATCGCGGTGAGCATCTCGCGCACGGCGGTTTCCAATCCGACGCTGATGCTCCGCGAAATGATGGAATGGCCGATGTTGAGTTCGTTCAGCCCCGGAATCTGGAGGATGCTAACGATATTCACGTAGTTGATGCCGTGGCCTGCATTGACGATAAGCTTTTTCTTTTGGGCCAGCCGCGCGGAATCAACCAGGCGTGCGAGTTCCTCTTTCTGC is a genomic window containing:
- the mtgA gene encoding monofunctional biosynthetic peptidoglycan transglycosylase, encoding MARTSVAAREKRSSPPARRGSRIVRVLLWTLAFLIFFPMIEVLAVRYFDPSYTPLMLIRRVQGRRHSGPAPVPALRWVRLENVSPYFLKAVWQTEDARFFTHKGFDWVEVDHAVADAERLGKPTRGASTITMQCARSLFLWQGRSWVRKPLEAYYTILMEKMLTKRRIFELYINVIETGDGLYGIEAASQHYWHIPSKKLNASQAALITAMLPNPRDRTPLHPTAKVQRYVSRIIRKLRQSPRWPL